The sequence CGGCACTGTCGGTTTCGCCGCCCCTGCCGCGTTGCTCTACTGCGCGATACCCATGTTCGGCATCGCCTGGGCGTTCAACTACCTGGGCAAGCTCGACATCAACGCCGGCGCCAGCTACTCATGGGTGGCCCGTGCCCTCCATCCCTCCCTCGGCTTCCTCAGCGGCTGGGCGCTGGTGGTCTCGGCCACGATCTTCATGGTCGCGGGCTCTCTGCCGGCCGGCAGCATGACACTGTCCCTGTTCGCCCCGGACCTGGCCGAGAACACCGCGCTGGCGACCGTGGTCGGCGCGATGTGGTTCCTGGTGATGCTCGTCGTCGTGCTCAAGGGAGCGCGACTGACGGTCCACGCCCAGCTGATCATGTCTGGCATCGAGCTGCTCATACTGCTCGCCTTCGCCGTGGCGGCCTTGTTCCATGACAATGCGGTTCAGTACTTCTCCTGGTCCTGGCTGGGCTTCAGCCACTTCGATGGCGTCCAGGGCTTCGCAGCCGGAGCGTTGATCGCGGCGTTCTACTACTGGGGCTGGGACGTCACCAGCAACCTCAGCGAGGAGACTCGCAACAGCCGCAAGACGTCAGGGCTGGCCGGCTTGGTTGGCCTCGCCGTCGTCTTCGTCCTGTTCGAGGTCTTCACGATCTCTGTGAACCTGCTGCTCACCGCCGAGGAGATCGAGGCCAACAGCGCCAACGTCCTGGCGCTGCTCGGCGAGCGTCTCTGGCCCGGCTGGGGCGGCAAACTGTTGATCGTCGCCGTCATGCTGTCCACGATTGCCACCCTGGAGACCACCCTCATCCAGGTGACCCGCTCCCTGTTCGCGATGGGCCGCGACCGCACCATGCCGGCCGCCCTCGGCGCCTCTCACCCCCGCTACCGGACACCCTGGGTCGCGCTGGTGGTTGTCGGTGCGGTCGCCCTCGGGCTCTTTGTGGCGTCCAATGCGCTGGGCTCGGTCGGCGACATCCTGGAGAGCGCTGTGGCCGCCATCGGACTCCAGATCGCCGTCTACTACGGGCTGTCCGGAGTTGCGGTCGTCGTCGCCTACCGCAAAGTGCTGCTGAAGAACCCGGCGAACTTCATCTTCGGCGGGCTGTGGCCGCTGACCGGGGCGCTGTTCCTGTTCTGGGTGTTCGTCGAGTCGCTGGGCGCACTCGATGCCACCGCCATCTGGATCGGCATCGGCGGTCTCGCCGTGGGCCTGGTGCCGATGTTCGTGTACCGGCAGAGCCCCTACTACCGTCCGGATCGGCTCGACGCCGCAAAGACCGAGCGAATCAAACAAGAGTACGAAGGCCTGGAACCCGTGTCTGCCTCGTCCGCTGACAACACCATAGCCACGGACTTCTGAAGGGCGCGGCCATGACACCGGGAAGCAAGCCCTTCACTCCCGAATTCGACGCTACGCTCAGGGACCGGGATCTCGCGAAGGCGCGCCAAGACATCGCCATCGGCCGGTGGCAGGGTCTTCCCGAGCTGCTCCACTCCACCGGACACGACTGGGACCGCCGCACCCACCGGGTGCGCCTGCTCGCCCAGTCCACGGCCGGCACGACCATCGCCGAGGAATGGCACACCGCCCGGCCGGGTGATCCGGACGCGCTGGTGCTGCGGGCGGATACAGAGGTGCTGCGCTGCTTCAACCTCGCCGTGGCCGCGGGGGACCCTGGCGCTGCCGGCCAGGACCGGCTGGACATGGCCGTACGGACCTGCCTTCGCGCGGCCGACGCACATCCTTACGACCCTGTGCCCTGGGTATCGCTCCTCACCATCGCCCGGCTATACGCGGGTGGGCACCGCCAATTCAACCACTGGTGGAAGGAGCTGAAACTTCGGCACCAGGACAACCGGGAAGCGCACAATCAAGCGCTGCGCCATGTGTCCGCTCGCTGGCACGGCACGCACGGGACCATGTACGACTTCGCCCGGGACGTGGTGGACAGCACTGCGCCGGGCTCGCCACTCGCCGTACTCCTGCAGGTCGCGCGGCTGGAGGAGTACCGCTACCGCCTTGAGCGTGAGGGTGACATGGCACTCTTCCTACGTCGGCATTGGAGTACCGACGTAGCACTCGCCGATACCCGTCGCACCTGGGATACATGGGTCGTCAACTGGGACGGCATCTACCGGGCGCAGGACATCGCCGACTTCAACTACTTGCTGCACGCGACGTGCGCCGGCGGGCTGTACAGCGAAGCGGCGTACCTCTTCAAGCTGCTCGCCGACCAAGCAACCGCAGTGCCCTGGTCCTATTTCGGCGACCCCGCGACCGTCATCGCAAAGTGGCACCGCACTGTCATGCGCTCAACCTGATCATTGACCCGCAACTCTGAATATTGTGTCGTGCTTACAACCCCTAACGAAATGATCTTTGGGCGGGTTGGATGGCTCCGCGTGCCGGTCGTCGTGCTGCCGTACCCATCCTGCGCCGCCAGCGATAACGCACGGCTCAGAATCGAAGAACGCGAGGCCCGGGACAGAAGTCGCGGGCCTCGCCCCATTTCGCCCCGACTGCCGCTTGCGAACATCTGGCGCCGGTCAGCCCGTGGCGGCCGCCCCTTGGCCGAACTCAGGAACATCGTCCACGGTCGGTCCAGGCGGAGCCGCTGGAAGCGGAGCGGGTTGCGGGTAGATGCGCCGTGGTCGATGGCACGGTCGGCGCTGACCTCGGCAGCCAGGGCGGGGTGGACGAGGGTGGCGTCGAGGATGCCGCGGCTCCCCCACGTCGGGGTCTGTCAATCGAACGGCTCTGGCCTGTAGTCGGTGGTGACGCCGAGTAGCCATCCGCGATCATGATCTTGTGATGGATGTCAACCCCCTTATCGGGACGGTGTTTTCCGGTTCGGCACTGGCCGTCGAGGACGTGACGGACGACGGTGACAAGGTGGTGGTCACGGCCCGCACCCGGGATGTGGCGGTGCCGTGTCCGGCGTGCCGAACGCCAGCGGCGAGGGTGCACGGGTACCACCGCCGGACGGTGCGGGACGTGCCGGTCGACGGCCGCCCGGTCGTCGTCCACCTGCGCGTACGAAGGCTGGTCTGTCCGGTTCTGGGCTGCTCCCGGCAGACCTTCCGTGAGCAGATTCCCGGACTGCTGAAGCGTCATCAGCGCCGCACTGTGCGTCTCGCCGGGCAGATATCGCAGGTGGCACGGGAGTTATGCGGCCGCACGCCTGGCCGGCCTGCTGGCCGTGCCCGTCTCCCGCAGCACCGCACTGCGGCATCTGCGGCGCCTGCTGCTGCCCAAGCAGGCCATCCCGCGGGTGATCGGCGTGGACGATTTCGCCCTGCGCCGCCGCCACCGCTACGCCACGATCATCACGGATGCCGAAACCGGCCGACGCATCGAGGTCCTGCCCGACCGCGAGAGGGCCACCCTGGAGTCCTGGCTGCGCGAACATCCCGGCATTGAGGTCGTGTGCCGGGACGGCTCGGCCACCTACGCCGAGGCCGTCCGCCGCGCCCTGCCCGACGCGGTGCAGGTCAGCGACAGATGGCACCTCTGGCGCAACCTCTGCGACAAAGCCCAGCTCGAGGTCCGCGCGCACACCGGCTGCTGGGCCACCATCAACCCGCCCCGCCCCGGCGGAATACGCGAGCAGACCACCCGCGAACGCTGGAACAAGATCCACGATCTCCTCGGCCAAGGTATCGGCCTCCTCGACTGCTCCCGCCGCCTGGGCCTGGCCCTGAACACCGTCAAACGCTATGCCCGCATGCCCGAAACCCAGGCCCTGCGCCTCACCCCTGCCTACCGGCCCACCCTCGTCGCCCCCTACCGCGAGCACCTGCGACGGCGCCGTGCTGAGGAACCGGCCGTCCCGGTCACCCACCTCCTCGAAGAGATCCGGGAGCTGGGCTACACCGGCAGCGCAAACCTCCTGGTCCGCTACCTCAACCAGGGCCGCGCCGAAGGCGACCGCCCCGTCACCACGGTGCGTCACGCCGGCCGCCTCCTGCTCACCGACCCCGTGAATCTACGCCCGAAGGAAACGGCCCTCTTGGAGAAGATCGCCGCAGCCTGCCCGGAGATGACCGCACTCGCCGATCTCATACGCGACTTCGCCGCTCTGCTGAAACCAGCCGAGGGCAACGACACGAAACTCACCGATTGGATCACAGCCGCCCGCACCGTCGCCCTGCCCCACCTGCGAAGTCTCACCAACGGGCTCGAAATCGACCGGCCCGCCGAGAACGCCGGCCTCACCTTGCCTTACCACAATGGCCGCACCGAAGGCGTCAACACCCGCACCAAGAGGATCATGAGACAGATGCACGGACGCGCCGGATTCGGCCTTCTCCGGCACCGCATCCTCCTGCCCTGACGGCTACTCGGCGTCACCACCGACTACGGGCCAGAGCCAATCGAACGGTGTAGCGCGGGCGGTTGGGATTACTGACGGGCTGCGGAGAGGCGGCCATCGAAGGTGATGTCGAAGGCGTTCAGGGCGGTCTTCCAGCGCATGGTCCAGCGGGCCTGACCACGGCCGATGGGGTCGAGCGACATGATGGCCATGTAGACGCACTTCAGGGCGGCGGTCTCGTTGGGGAAGTGTCCGCGGGCCTTGACCGCCCGGCGGATCCTCGCGTTCACGGACTCGATCGCGTTGGTGGTGCAGACGATGCGGCGGATCTCGGTGTCGAAGCGGAGTGTGCGGGCGATTCGTATGTTCGCGGCGGCGAGGGCACGTCGATGGCGCGGCAGATCTCACCAGACCCGCCCTTGTGGAGCAGTTGTGGGTCACGGGAGCCGCTCAGGAGTCGAGGATCCGTCGGATGCTGGCCGCCTACGACCAGGAGGCGCACACGCTGCGTCCGGAGGTACGTGAGCTGTTGGGCGGGCGGGCGTACAACCCGAGGCACAGGCGGGACGCCAAGCCGCTACTGCCGTACGACGAGTCGATCTGGAAAAGTCTGCACGAGGTGTGCCGGGCGGAGATCCAGGAAGCCTGGTCGCAGTTCCGTGGGGCTCGTGCCGCGGCTGAGAAGGGACGGGATCCCTATCAGCACGGCTGGTCGTACGAGAACTTGTGCTGGTGGATGGTCCGTCACGGGCCGGGCACGACTCCTCGCTACGAGGGGAAGGCAGTCGGCCGCCTCACCGAAGGCATCGCCTGCTCGGCCCAGATGATTTTTCCCGTGGCCGTGTAGCGGGTGCCCCACTGTTGGGTTATTTGCGCCACGATGAACAGGCCCCGGCCGCCCTCGTCGTCACCGGCGGCGTGCCGCATGTGCGGGGAAGTGTGGCCGCTGTCGGACACCTCGCAGATGAGTGTCTTGTCGCGGATGAGACGCAGCTGGATGGGGCCGGCCCCGGCATAGCGAATGGCGTTAGTGACCAGTTCGCTGACCACGAGTTCGGTCGTGAAGACCAGGTCGTCGAGTCCCCAGGCGCGGACCTGGTCAGATGCCCCAGCCCGGGCCCGGCCAGCGGCCTGACGGTCTGCGGTCAGCTCCCAGACGGCTACCTGTTGCTGGCCGAGGAGACGGGTGCGGACCAAGAGCAGCGCCGCGTCATCTTCTGCCGGGCCGGGCAGCAGAGTCCCGACCACCTCGTCACACAGGTCGTCCAGGGTCCCCGTCGAGTGGCTCAGGACCGCACTCAGGGCGGCAAGTTGCTCGTCGACATCGCGGTCACGACCTTGCACGAGGCCGTCGGTGAACAGGGCGAGCAGACCGCCTGGTGGAATGGCCAGTTCCGCAGACTCGAAGGGCAGGCCGCCCAGCCCCAGCGGCGGAGCCGACGGCAGCTCGGGAAAGGTCACCGTGCCATCGTCCGGGTCGACGACGGCAGGCAGCGGGTGCCCGGCCCGCGCCATCGTGCACGTTCCGGACACCGGGTCGTACACGGCGTAGAGGCAGGTGACCCCGAGGGCCTCGTCTTCCGGGAGTTCCTCGCCCTCGATGCGCACCGCGGCCCGTTCGTTGCCGCCCTGGGTGACGAGGTCGTCGAGGCGGGCGAGGAGTTCATCGGGGGCGAGGTCCATCCGGGCCAGCACTCGCACGCTGGTGCGCAGCCGGCCCATGGTGGCGGCGGCGCTCAGACCGTGCCCGACCACGTCCCCCACGACCAGTCCCACCCGGGTTCCGGACAGGGGGATCACGTCGAACCAGTCGCCGCCCACACCCGCGCGGCTGTCGGCAGGCAGATAGCGGTACGCGAGCTCCACCGCGGACAGCTGCGGAAGCAGTCTAGGCAGCAGGCTGCGCTGCAGCACGAGGGCGGCGGCGTGCTCGCGGGCATACCGGCGGGCATTGTCTATGCAGACTGACAACCGCGCGACGAGTTCGCTGGCCACGGCCAGTTCCCCCTCATCGAGAGGGTCGGTGCGGTGTTCCCAGACGAAGGACACGATGCCGAGGTCGGTTCCTTCGGTGCGGAGCGGTACGGTCAGCAGGCCCGGTTCATGAACGGGCCGTACCGTGGCCGGGCAGTCATCGGCGGTGATGGTGGAGACGGCTGGGGGCTCCTCGTGGGGCCATAGCCGCACCATCCGGATTTCGGGCACGGCACCGGGGCGTGACCGGTCGCTGTGGAGGACCGTCTCCAACAGGTCCACCGTGACTGCATCGGCGAACCACGGGGTCGTCACGGCGGCGAACTCGCGGGCCGTGCGCCTCGTGTCAAGCGTCGTACCCACACTCCGGCCGGCCCGGACCAGGAGGTCTAGGCGCTGTTGGGCGAGGTAGCGCTCGGTGATGTCGACCGTCTCCTCGCATACGCCCAGCGGTGATCCTGCCGGGTCCTCCAGCCGGTAGTATGAGCATGACCAGATCCGGTCGCGGTCTGGCGTGGATGGTGGGCGGCCCCGGTAGTACAGCTCGATCACGGGCTGACCGGTCGTGAGCACCTCGCCGATGACCTCCTCCAGCGTGTCGGGCATGCCGGGGGAGACGATCACGCCGTGCGTGACCATGTCGTCCGGGCCGAAGCCGGCGTAGTCGGCGGGCCCCATCTCCTCGTAGAGAGCGGCGTTCGTCCACACCACGCGGAGCCGGGTGTCGTAGATGGCCAGGCCGATGGGCGACCGGGTGGCCAGCCCACGCAGCATCGACTGCAGGGCGTTCCACTGCTCGGTCTCGCCGGCCTCGGCCATGGCGAGCAGGCGCGCCGGTCGCGTCCCGACGACACCGCTGAGACTACTGCCGCCGTCACCGTCCGGCTTCTCGCCACCGAGCGACAGGGCGAGGACGACCACCGCCGCCCGCTCGCTGTGCCCGTCCCGGTGACGCAGCCGGATCACGTGCCGCATGCCTGGCGAGAATTCCGGCGCCGC comes from Streptomyces virginiae and encodes:
- a CDS encoding APC family permease; protein product: MSTHKGLQANVLGTFDSVVMAVAGSAPAYSLAATTAVLVGTVGFAAPAALLYCAIPMFGIAWAFNYLGKLDINAGASYSWVARALHPSLGFLSGWALVVSATIFMVAGSLPAGSMTLSLFAPDLAENTALATVVGAMWFLVMLVVVLKGARLTVHAQLIMSGIELLILLAFAVAALFHDNAVQYFSWSWLGFSHFDGVQGFAAGALIAAFYYWGWDVTSNLSEETRNSRKTSGLAGLVGLAVVFVLFEVFTISVNLLLTAEEIEANSANVLALLGERLWPGWGGKLLIVAVMLSTIATLETTLIQVTRSLFAMGRDRTMPAALGASHPRYRTPWVALVVVGAVALGLFVASNALGSVGDILESAVAAIGLQIAVYYGLSGVAVVVAYRKVLLKNPANFIFGGLWPLTGALFLFWVFVESLGALDATAIWIGIGGLAVGLVPMFVYRQSPYYRPDRLDAAKTERIKQEYEGLEPVSASSADNTIATDF
- a CDS encoding SpoIIE family protein phosphatase, whose protein sequence is MSEIPGFGERQGPLDMSRAATAVLDGAGRVVGWSPAAAELLGYGASEVLGRKFADLVTDAAAPEFSPGMRHVIRLRHRDGHSERAAVVVLALSLGGEKPDGDGGSSLSGVVGTRPARLLAMAEAGETEQWNALQSMLRGLATRSPIGLAIYDTRLRVVWTNAALYEEMGPADYAGFGPDDMVTHGVIVSPGMPDTLEEVIGEVLTTGQPVIELYYRGRPPSTPDRDRIWSCSYYRLEDPAGSPLGVCEETVDITERYLAQQRLDLLVRAGRSVGTTLDTRRTAREFAAVTTPWFADAVTVDLLETVLHSDRSRPGAVPEIRMVRLWPHEEPPAVSTITADDCPATVRPVHEPGLLTVPLRTEGTDLGIVSFVWEHRTDPLDEGELAVASELVARLSVCIDNARRYAREHAAALVLQRSLLPRLLPQLSAVELAYRYLPADSRAGVGGDWFDVIPLSGTRVGLVVGDVVGHGLSAAATMGRLRTSVRVLARMDLAPDELLARLDDLVTQGGNERAAVRIEGEELPEDEALGVTCLYAVYDPVSGTCTMARAGHPLPAVVDPDDGTVTFPELPSAPPLGLGGLPFESAELAIPPGGLLALFTDGLVQGRDRDVDEQLAALSAVLSHSTGTLDDLCDEVVGTLLPGPAEDDAALLLVRTRLLGQQQVAVWELTADRQAAGRARAGASDQVRAWGLDDLVFTTELVVSELVTNAIRYAGAGPIQLRLIRDKTLICEVSDSGHTSPHMRHAAGDDEGGRGLFIVAQITQQWGTRYTATGKIIWAEQAMPSVRRPTAFPS